The Brassica napus cultivar Da-Ae chromosome C7, Da-Ae, whole genome shotgun sequence genome has a segment encoding these proteins:
- the LOC106410180 gene encoding uncharacterized protein LOC106410180 isoform X1, which yields MAWRNAGSTARSFVSAAARAPSLRSPTAALPRLRPSPSSLPGRRSSFSLPSRNIGALGCTQSFLPLYSVVAASQLTSHLNVNLRAFCELSNGTFPRTCQDR from the exons ATGGCTTGGCGCAATGCAGGATCTACCGCTCGTTCTTTTGTATCCGCCGCCGCAAGAGCACCGTCTCTCCGTTCTCCTACGGCGGCGCTTCCTCGCCTCCGTCCTTCCCCATCCTCCTTACCTGGCCGTCGCTCCTCCTTTTCATTGCCCTCTAG GAACATAGGAGCACTTGGTTGCACACAATCTTTCTTGCCGCTGTACAGTGTTGTGGCTGCTTCTCAACTCACCTCCCACCTTAATGTTAACTTGCGGGCTTTCTGCGAGCTGTCTAATGGTACCTTCCCACGCACTTGTCAAGATCGCTAA
- the LOC106410180 gene encoding uncharacterized protein LOC106410180 isoform X2 — MAWRNAGSTARSFVSAAARAPSLRSPTAALPRLRPSPSSLPGRRSSFSLPSRNIGALGCTQSFLPLYSVVAASQLTSHLNVNLRAFCELSNGT, encoded by the exons ATGGCTTGGCGCAATGCAGGATCTACCGCTCGTTCTTTTGTATCCGCCGCCGCAAGAGCACCGTCTCTCCGTTCTCCTACGGCGGCGCTTCCTCGCCTCCGTCCTTCCCCATCCTCCTTACCTGGCCGTCGCTCCTCCTTTTCATTGCCCTCTAG GAACATAGGAGCACTTGGTTGCACACAATCTTTCTTGCCGCTGTACAGTGTTGTGGCTGCTTCTCAACTCACCTCCCACCTTAATGTTAACTTGCGGGCTTTCTGCGAGCTGTCTAATG GTACTTGA